A genomic segment from Pediococcus acidilactici encodes:
- a CDS encoding DUF4811 domain-containing protein has protein sequence MIIFLLILAVIATFISMTLIPKPMLRYICTAISAIVVVCSVVLLVLNDREHFGMKKVTETTTQTVYSVSPSKQMPMLLYKNIGTDGKERVYVYKKDANQKKTSHTELEKTTNRVKTTNDDHARLEKKTTRWVYKNDTYRLWFGIAGNDREVSHRINTFYVPKSWPTLSTTEAAKLQKLVKQNQASMKKDATKYVKAKVTATVKDTLKAALQKNPRMSPAEQKKLTDKTTAEATKKFSAEYQAQMMQKLIEQAKE, from the coding sequence ATGATTATCTTTCTATTAATACTCGCTGTCATCGCAACCTTTATTTCAATGACCCTAATTCCAAAACCAATGCTGCGTTACATTTGTACCGCAATTTCGGCGATTGTGGTCGTTTGCTCAGTAGTCTTACTAGTACTGAACGACCGCGAACATTTTGGAATGAAAAAAGTAACCGAAACGACCACCCAAACCGTTTACTCGGTTTCACCTTCAAAACAGATGCCCATGCTGCTTTATAAAAACATCGGGACTGATGGTAAGGAACGGGTTTACGTTTATAAAAAGGATGCAAACCAAAAGAAAACTTCTCATACGGAATTGGAAAAAACTACTAACCGAGTCAAGACCACTAATGATGATCACGCTCGCTTAGAGAAGAAAACCACCCGTTGGGTATACAAAAACGATACCTACCGCCTTTGGTTTGGCATCGCCGGAAACGACCGGGAAGTTTCTCACCGGATCAACACCTTCTACGTGCCTAAGAGTTGGCCAACCTTGTCAACTACCGAAGCTGCTAAATTGCAAAAATTGGTTAAACAAAACCAAGCTTCTATGAAAAAGGATGCTACTAAGTACGTAAAAGCTAAGGTAACCGCAACGGTTAAGGATACCTTGAAAGCTGCTTTGCAGAAAAATCCACGGATGAGTCCTGCCGAACAGAAGAAGTTGACTGACAAGACAACTGCTGAAGCTACTAAAAAGTTTAGTGCAGAGTATCAAGCACAAATGATGCAAAAGCTAATTGAACAGGCTAAAGAATAG
- a CDS encoding CDP-glycerol glycerophosphotransferase family protein, protein MDLITILRKVKRRLLTYAFKLNYRPAKRPTVIFESFGGRQISDSPLAIYKEMKKEHPDYRLIWVVNKQLFEEGFPNGERYDYVVRGSFKWVRTIEKAHVWVENARLPRWVKKPAHVKILQTWHGTPLKKLGLDIAQVTMPGTTTEKYHENFVHEANRWDALISPNAYSTKIFRQAFGYQNEILEIGYPRNDELAHPSAAKIRQLKEKLGIPLDKKVVLYAPTYRDNQFFTKGKYSFNLPFDLAKLRDALGKDTILLLRMHYLIANALDLSAAKDFAIDVSNYPDVADLYLVADVLVTDYSSVFFDYAYLKRPVVFFPYDYETYRDELRGFYLDYQKDLPGKIVYNEDELTHELTQLAKKTNQQPSPQFEQFYARFCAIHAGNAAAQATNWVSQQLQAYETK, encoded by the coding sequence ATGGATTTGATTACGATTTTGCGGAAAGTCAAACGGCGCCTCCTAACCTACGCTTTCAAACTTAACTACCGGCCCGCAAAACGGCCCACCGTTATTTTTGAAAGCTTTGGCGGCCGGCAAATTAGTGACTCGCCGTTAGCGATTTATAAAGAAATGAAAAAAGAACATCCCGATTATCGATTAATCTGGGTGGTAAATAAGCAACTATTTGAAGAAGGTTTTCCGAATGGAGAACGTTACGATTACGTGGTTCGGGGATCTTTTAAATGGGTCCGTACGATCGAAAAAGCGCACGTCTGGGTTGAAAATGCACGGCTCCCTCGTTGGGTGAAAAAGCCGGCGCACGTTAAAATACTACAAACTTGGCACGGCACACCGCTGAAAAAGTTGGGCCTGGATATTGCACAAGTAACCATGCCCGGAACCACTACGGAAAAGTATCACGAAAATTTTGTTCACGAAGCAAACCGGTGGGATGCATTAATCAGTCCTAACGCCTATTCTACGAAAATTTTTCGGCAAGCTTTCGGTTACCAAAACGAAATTTTGGAAATTGGTTACCCCCGCAATGACGAATTAGCACATCCTAGTGCGGCTAAAATCCGGCAGCTTAAGGAAAAGTTAGGGATTCCCCTGGATAAAAAGGTGGTTTTATACGCGCCGACTTATCGGGATAACCAATTTTTTACTAAAGGAAAGTATTCTTTTAACTTGCCATTTGATTTGGCAAAATTACGGGATGCGCTCGGAAAAGATACAATTTTGCTTTTACGGATGCACTATTTGATTGCTAACGCGTTGGATCTTTCTGCTGCAAAAGACTTCGCAATCGATGTGTCAAATTATCCGGACGTTGCGGATTTATACTTGGTGGCGGACGTATTGGTTACGGACTATTCTAGCGTCTTTTTTGATTACGCCTACTTAAAGCGCCCCGTTGTGTTCTTTCCGTATGATTACGAAACTTATCGTGACGAGCTCCGTGGATTTTATTTGGATTATCAAAAAGATTTACCGGGCAAGATTGTTTACAACGAAGACGAACTTACTCATGAATTAACTCAACTAGCTAAGAAGACTAATCAACAACCAAGTCCCCAATTTGAGCAATTTTACGCAAGGTTCTGTGCCATCCACGCAGGCAATGCAGCGGCCCAGGCGACAAATTGGGTAAGTCAACAGTTGCAAGCTTACGAGACTAAATAA
- a CDS encoding beta-lactamase family protein, with product MSKKLINKLVIGGLIVLALIIVWGQASTYLKKPAATEKNNHLAIPRATHSTEKGRLQQALSPTGFSGSAILVKNNQIVDSYTAGVEDNAGGKNNRLTTAYEIDSLQKSLTAGLVMTLVNRHEIALTDHLNQYITGIPGSAEITIRQLLDMTSGLSLPKLKYKGDSLSRKQYLKILRKNVKFQPQKYGKWNYQPVNYVLLSMILEKVTGDSYQQLFTERYTSKLNLQQTVFATDTTGYDTAKGYYLKKQGDEVKQILQKPNLATVESELGTGQVYMSVADYYKTLAKLLNGGLLGKPAVQTLYRPVNGAQVKYHGGLYTNHQNYYSANGYGYGFEDHIRISPDGKQALIVFSNHQGNKIKGQKLKQAVDKLTNQYFKKAQINE from the coding sequence ATGTCAAAAAAATTGATTAATAAGTTGGTTATCGGTGGGTTAATCGTTCTCGCATTGATAATAGTTTGGGGACAGGCAAGTACATACTTAAAAAAGCCCGCCGCAACTGAAAAAAATAATCATCTGGCGATTCCACGAGCGACTCACTCGACGGAAAAGGGAAGGTTGCAACAAGCACTTTCACCAACCGGATTTAGTGGCTCAGCAATTTTAGTAAAGAACAACCAAATTGTTGATAGTTACACAGCGGGAGTGGAAGATAATGCGGGTGGCAAAAATAATCGGCTAACTACTGCTTATGAAATTGATTCTTTGCAAAAATCACTCACGGCTGGACTAGTAATGACTTTAGTTAATAGGCATGAAATTGCGCTTACGGATCACCTTAACCAGTACATAACGGGCATACCGGGTTCTGCGGAAATTACTATTCGTCAGCTACTCGACATGACATCGGGATTATCATTGCCTAAGCTTAAATATAAAGGTGATAGTTTATCTAGAAAACAGTATTTAAAAATTCTTCGAAAGAACGTTAAATTTCAGCCGCAAAAATATGGTAAATGGAATTATCAGCCCGTCAATTACGTGCTATTATCAATGATTTTAGAAAAAGTTACGGGGGATAGTTACCAACAGCTATTCACGGAACGTTACACAAGCAAGTTGAACTTACAGCAAACCGTATTTGCAACTGATACTACTGGTTACGATACGGCTAAGGGATACTATCTCAAAAAACAGGGGGATGAGGTTAAGCAAATCCTCCAAAAGCCTAACTTAGCTACGGTTGAATCAGAATTAGGGACGGGCCAAGTGTACATGTCCGTTGCGGATTATTATAAAACATTAGCTAAATTGCTTAACGGTGGACTACTAGGAAAGCCCGCTGTGCAAACACTGTATCGACCGGTTAACGGCGCCCAAGTTAAATATCATGGAGGACTTTACACCAATCACCAAAATTATTATTCAGCTAATGGCTACGGCTACGGATTTGAAGACCATATTCGAATTAGTCCGGATGGTAAACAAGCCCTCATCGTATTTAGCAATCATCAAGGCAATAAAATAAAGGGCCAAAAATTAAAACAAGCAGTTGATAAATTGACCAACCAATATTTTAAAAAAGCACAGATAAACGAGTAA
- a CDS encoding 6-pyruvoyl-tetrahydropterin synthase-related protein: protein MLTSLTRGKRHLPFIIVLYFIVMSILSFYFLYRGHVIYRGADVQFHVNRIEELYQNLRHGNMFPMISTYSANQVGIATNIYYPPLFLYMFAVLRFLPVSPITAIYLGLMVINLVTFLIAYYTFKDFSDSRKKAFIFANLYFFSTYRFLDILNRFDISEFIALTFIPLVFWAFYKISFKNEFDKWIWLAAGMGALLYSHILTALIVTITMGLLMVFNVNSLSDFSSVIKAYLKAVVLFLGLSSAFIYSFLVNYLHTPVKMPKEFLFSNTAMQLGTFVNNSISNNITGNASTFNMGIVALLILIIGAFRFNTFSRLYKKIYVVSIVTTLLSTNLFPWSLLQNTPVSLLQFPFRVFVVATFFIALLGVELLNELRIKHVTLLLVAILYIFNISSTQNFINTRKDFPTLQHAFAPNASLKERYNIKVDRKTYFKLIKANPNRDYVPINKKQSSNKNYQNGLKIYDHYLMKDGRWINKKVDFTSIPNGMIFKLNGESGHVSLPFYLYNKTNYKVYVDGKRVKWDTSQMKTLTVNLHHNSRVKVLYSLSKMQKLSIIISIVSTIFLVFKVIIRFINRRRAW from the coding sequence ATGTTAACTAGTTTGACAAGAGGTAAAAGACACCTGCCTTTTATAATTGTTTTGTATTTTATTGTCATGAGTATCCTGTCCTTTTATTTTTTGTATAGAGGACATGTTATTTATAGAGGAGCTGACGTGCAGTTCCATGTAAATAGAATTGAAGAATTATACCAAAATTTAAGACATGGCAATATGTTTCCAATGATATCAACTTATTCTGCTAACCAAGTAGGGATAGCAACCAATATTTATTATCCGCCATTGTTTTTATACATGTTTGCAGTGCTTCGCTTTTTGCCGGTAAGCCCAATTACAGCTATATACTTAGGATTAATGGTAATTAATCTAGTTACCTTTTTAATTGCTTATTACACATTCAAGGATTTTAGTGACTCAAGAAAAAAGGCTTTTATATTTGCTAACCTGTACTTCTTTTCTACGTACCGTTTTTTAGACATTCTTAACCGTTTTGATATATCAGAATTCATTGCCTTAACTTTTATTCCATTAGTCTTTTGGGCATTTTACAAAATTTCATTTAAGAATGAATTTGACAAATGGATTTGGTTAGCGGCAGGGATGGGCGCTTTGCTTTATTCCCATATTTTAACCGCGCTGATAGTTACAATTACAATGGGACTGCTTATGGTTTTTAACGTTAACTCATTAAGTGATTTTTCCTCTGTTATAAAAGCATATTTGAAAGCGGTAGTGCTATTTTTGGGATTATCTAGTGCTTTTATATATAGCTTTCTAGTTAATTATTTACATACACCAGTGAAGATGCCAAAAGAGTTTTTGTTTTCTAATACAGCAATGCAATTAGGTACTTTTGTCAACAATTCCATATCTAATAATATTACTGGTAATGCAAGTACTTTTAACATGGGGATAGTCGCCTTACTGATATTAATTATAGGTGCCTTTAGATTTAATACCTTTAGTAGGCTTTATAAAAAAATTTACGTAGTTTCGATAGTCACTACGTTATTATCTACTAATTTATTTCCGTGGTCCTTACTACAAAATACTCCCGTTTCGTTATTACAATTTCCTTTTAGAGTATTTGTTGTAGCAACTTTCTTTATTGCGTTACTGGGAGTGGAGCTGTTAAATGAATTACGGATAAAGCATGTAACTTTATTATTAGTAGCTATTCTTTATATATTTAATATAAGCTCTACCCAAAATTTTATTAATACAAGGAAAGATTTTCCGACATTACAACATGCTTTCGCACCAAATGCTAGTTTGAAAGAAAGGTACAACATTAAGGTAGACAGAAAGACGTACTTTAAGTTAATTAAGGCAAATCCTAATCGAGATTATGTACCAATTAACAAAAAACAGAGTTCTAATAAAAATTACCAAAACGGTTTAAAGATATATGACCATTATCTAATGAAGGACGGGCGTTGGATTAATAAAAAAGTAGACTTTACAAGCATACCTAATGGGATGATTTTTAAGTTGAATGGTGAAAGTGGGCACGTGAGTTTACCTTTTTACTTGTACAATAAAACAAATTACAAAGTTTACGTAGATGGAAAAAGGGTTAAATGGGATACTAGTCAAATGAAAACACTGACTGTCAATTTACACCATAATAGTCGAGTTAAAGTGCTGTATAGTTTGAGTAAAATGCAAAAACTATCTATTATAATTTCAATTGTTAGTACAATATTTTTGGTGTTTAAAGTAATAATACGTTTTATAAATAGACGAAGGGCCTGGTAG
- a CDS encoding ABC transporter ATP-binding protein, with translation MDNSYKIKVENVTKEYDLFKTKSDKLKNFFNLGKVDVPHFWSLKGVSLTIKPGETFGIIGVNGSGKSTISNIISGIIPQTTGKVDVRGDTSIIAIGAGLKRNLTGAENIRLKGLMQGLTIQEINDVRDAIVDFADIGTFIDQPVKDYSSGMRSRLGFAIAVHINPDIMIIDEALSVGDDTFYQKCVDKIMEFKKQGKTILFVSHSLRQVEMICDRVAWMHFGELREVGDTKTVVDHYRQFSNDFKKKSAKERRKYQQDRKREQIEFDIDKYKQELVEQEIAKGTSPKKAQKVVQKAMYDQITPDKMSLPTRIIVGMAMLLFLFFAMVNISGHSVTHSIEHPTTLVHPVKHKVR, from the coding sequence ATGGATAATTCATATAAGATTAAAGTAGAAAATGTAACCAAAGAATACGACTTATTTAAAACAAAAAGTGATAAATTAAAAAACTTTTTCAACTTAGGGAAAGTGGATGTACCACATTTTTGGTCCTTAAAGGGAGTAAGTTTAACGATAAAGCCAGGAGAAACTTTTGGGATCATCGGAGTTAATGGTTCTGGAAAATCCACGATTTCGAATATTATTTCAGGGATTATCCCACAAACTACTGGTAAAGTTGACGTTCGTGGGGATACTTCCATAATTGCTATTGGTGCTGGACTAAAGCGGAACTTAACTGGTGCAGAGAATATTCGTTTGAAAGGGCTAATGCAAGGGTTAACTATTCAAGAAATAAATGATGTCCGTGATGCAATTGTCGATTTTGCTGATATTGGTACATTTATCGATCAGCCAGTTAAGGATTATTCTAGCGGTATGCGGTCGCGACTAGGATTTGCAATTGCCGTGCATATCAACCCTGACATCATGATTATTGATGAAGCTTTATCAGTCGGAGATGATACATTCTACCAAAAGTGTGTGGATAAAATTATGGAATTCAAAAAACAAGGAAAAACCATCTTGTTTGTAAGTCACTCACTGAGACAAGTAGAAATGATTTGTGATCGAGTAGCATGGATGCATTTTGGTGAACTTCGTGAAGTAGGTGATACCAAAACAGTAGTTGACCATTACCGTCAGTTTTCTAACGATTTTAAGAAGAAAAGTGCCAAAGAGCGGAGAAAATACCAGCAAGATCGTAAGCGAGAACAAATTGAATTTGACATAGATAAGTATAAACAAGAGTTAGTTGAGCAAGAAATTGCGAAGGGAACTAGCCCTAAGAAAGCTCAAAAAGTTGTCCAGAAGGCAATGTATGACCAAATTACTCCGGACAAAATGTCTCTTCCAACGCGGATCATTGTTGGAATGGCTATGTTGTTATTTCTTTTCTTTGCAATGGTCAATATTTCAGGGCACTCAGTTACCCATTCTATAGAACATCCAACTACTTTAGTACATCCTGTCAAACATAAGGTTAGGTAG
- a CDS encoding ABC transporter permease gives MNTMFKIVSDQFTNFKIIRRMAKYDDRASYQSHYLGLAWEFLNPLIQIGIYYLVFGVALRRGDPMPGVPYLPWMVTGIAPWLYMNKTTLDASKSVYQQVGLVSKMKFPINVLPSIKIYGNLYSFWTMIAFGIFLMFTNHIWPTISWIQFIYYFICMLALMYSLGILNSTISVLIRDWQIALQSILRVLFYMSGVLFNFVTSSFPPVLVRLLEINPYYYVINGMRESLLSRGWVWQQPNLNLTITFWLFVFITLTIGSYLHNKFRSNFVDLI, from the coding sequence ATGAATACAATGTTTAAAATAGTTAGTGATCAGTTCACTAATTTTAAAATTATTAGACGTATGGCTAAATATGATGACCGTGCAAGCTATCAAAGCCATTACCTTGGATTAGCATGGGAATTTCTCAATCCGTTAATTCAAATCGGTATTTATTACTTAGTATTTGGTGTTGCGCTTAGACGGGGAGACCCAATGCCAGGAGTTCCCTATTTACCATGGATGGTTACTGGGATTGCGCCGTGGCTATATATGAATAAGACTACGTTGGATGCGTCTAAAAGCGTTTATCAGCAAGTTGGACTCGTTTCGAAAATGAAATTTCCAATTAACGTATTACCATCGATTAAAATATATGGTAATTTATACAGCTTTTGGACGATGATAGCTTTTGGAATTTTCTTGATGTTCACCAACCATATTTGGCCAACTATTTCGTGGATTCAATTTATTTATTATTTCATTTGTATGCTAGCGTTAATGTACTCTTTGGGAATTTTAAATTCGACCATCAGCGTGTTAATTCGTGACTGGCAAATCGCGTTGCAATCAATTTTGCGAGTACTATTTTACATGAGTGGAGTGCTTTTTAATTTTGTGACGTCAAGTTTTCCACCAGTATTGGTTAGATTACTAGAAATTAACCCGTACTATTACGTGATTAACGGGATGCGAGAATCGCTACTTTCCCGGGGATGGGTTTGGCAACAACCTAATCTTAATTTAACGATTACATTTTGGTTGTTTGTTTTTATTACTTTGACAATTGGCAGTTATCTACACAACAAGTTCCGTTCTAATTTTGTAGATTTAATTTAA